Proteins from a single region of Streptomyces vinaceus:
- a CDS encoding SigB/SigF/SigG family RNA polymerase sigma factor — MSHVATATIPAQGTAPDASARAEPAAAPGHRAEPLPQIHNPREVAPTDARELSRVFLVRLRELEEGTREYQYARNTLIEMNISLVRFAARRFAARINAGIELDDLIQVGTIGLIKAIDRFDPEREVEFSTLALPYITGEIKRYFRDTTWAVHVPRRLQELRVELAKSQETLTEVLGRAPNVKEIAEHLGLSEEDVIEGLVAANGYSSDSIDSATGATERTAAGREARPLSDTVGDLDPAMALFEDFLTLAPLLRSLDERDREILRMRFAQEMTQSEIGAELGISQMQVSRLLTRILTHLRTGMLTA; from the coding sequence ATGTCTCACGTCGCCACAGCCACCATTCCCGCCCAGGGGACCGCCCCGGACGCCTCCGCCCGCGCCGAACCCGCAGCTGCCCCAGGGCACCGCGCAGAGCCCCTGCCGCAGATCCACAACCCCCGCGAGGTGGCGCCCACGGACGCCAGGGAGCTGTCGCGTGTGTTCCTCGTACGTCTGAGAGAGCTGGAGGAAGGCACGCGGGAGTACCAGTACGCGCGCAACACCCTGATCGAGATGAACATCTCCCTCGTCCGCTTCGCGGCCCGCCGGTTCGCCGCCCGCATCAACGCCGGCATCGAACTCGACGACCTCATCCAGGTCGGCACGATCGGCCTGATCAAGGCCATCGACCGATTCGACCCCGAACGCGAGGTCGAGTTCTCCACCCTCGCCCTTCCCTACATCACGGGCGAGATCAAGCGGTACTTCCGCGACACCACCTGGGCCGTACACGTCCCCCGCCGCCTGCAGGAACTCCGCGTCGAGCTCGCCAAGTCCCAGGAGACGCTCACCGAGGTTCTCGGACGCGCACCGAACGTCAAGGAGATCGCCGAGCACCTCGGGCTCTCCGAGGAAGACGTCATCGAGGGGCTGGTAGCGGCCAACGGCTACAGCAGCGACTCCATCGACTCGGCCACCGGCGCCACGGAGCGCACAGCAGCAGGCCGTGAGGCCCGGCCGCTGAGCGACACGGTCGGTGATCTCGACCCGGCCATGGCTCTCTTCGAGGACTTCCTCACCCTCGCGCCCCTCCTGCGCTCGCTCGACGAACGCGACCGCGAGATTCTCCGCATGCGCTTCGCCCAGGAGATGACCCAGTCCGAGATCGGCGCCGAGCTCGGCATCTCGCAAATGCAGGTGTCCCGCCTACTCACCCGCATCTTGACCCACCTGCGCACCGGCATGCTGACCGCCTAG
- a CDS encoding DUF2267 domain-containing protein: protein MYDQPRPNPAPAMTFEQMLERVRYEGAYPTRERAAEAVHHVLGALGRQLTGDERVDLAQCLPVEAALTLTAQIPDDEHLTGWGFVKDLASRTGVSPAVARWDAGAVLAVLARLTGPDLLTRILHRLPGGYALLFGQPELRQAELRAPAA, encoded by the coding sequence ATGTACGACCAGCCTCGACCGAACCCGGCACCCGCCATGACGTTCGAGCAGATGCTGGAACGCGTGCGCTACGAAGGCGCCTACCCCACTCGCGAACGCGCCGCAGAGGCCGTCCACCACGTCCTCGGCGCGCTCGGCCGACAGCTCACCGGCGACGAACGCGTCGACCTCGCACAGTGCCTGCCCGTCGAGGCCGCCCTCACCCTGACCGCCCAGATCCCCGACGACGAACACCTCACCGGCTGGGGCTTCGTCAAGGACCTGGCGTCCCGCACCGGCGTGAGCCCGGCCGTCGCCCGCTGGGACGCCGGCGCCGTGCTCGCTGTCCTCGCGCGCCTCACCGGGCCCGACCTCCTCACCCGGATCCTGCACCGGCTCCCCGGCGGCTACGCACTCCTCTTCGGCCAGCCAGAACTGCGCCAGGCCGAGTTGCGGGCCCCGGCCGCCTGA
- a CDS encoding DUF2267 domain-containing protein → MSMRSESFLAHVQERGEYESPEAADRVARVVLALLGAHLVGTVRAELAARLPETYALILLNPLQAAEPLTPERFVRATAAWIEGATETTALWDIGAVLSTVAAAAGDVLTREVLLQLPHGYDLLFGHPQPT, encoded by the coding sequence ATGTCGATGCGCAGCGAGTCGTTCCTGGCCCATGTCCAAGAACGCGGCGAATACGAATCCCCGGAAGCGGCCGATCGCGTGGCCCGCGTCGTTCTGGCCCTGCTGGGCGCCCACCTGGTCGGCACCGTACGCGCCGAACTCGCCGCCCGGCTTCCCGAGACGTACGCCTTGATCCTCCTGAACCCGCTGCAGGCCGCCGAACCGCTCACCCCTGAACGCTTCGTCCGTGCGACCGCGGCCTGGATCGAGGGCGCCACGGAGACGACGGCCCTGTGGGACATCGGTGCGGTCCTGTCCACCGTGGCTGCCGCCGCAGGCGACGTACTCACCCGTGAGGTTCTGCTCCAGCTCCCGCACGGCTACGACCTCCTCTTCGGCCACCCCCAGCCCACCTGA
- a CDS encoding Hsp20/alpha crystallin family protein: MLMRTDPFREMDRIVQQLSGTSGTWSKPSVMPMDAYREGEEYVIAFDLPGVSTEAIDIDVERNMLTVKAERRPVAKADSVKVELSERPLGVFSRQIVLADTLDTERIKADYDAGVLTLRIPIAERAKPRKISIGCESGRKQISG; encoded by the coding sequence ATGTTGATGCGCACTGACCCGTTCCGTGAGATGGACCGGATCGTCCAGCAGTTGTCGGGGACGTCCGGGACGTGGTCGAAGCCGTCGGTCATGCCGATGGACGCCTACCGTGAGGGCGAGGAGTACGTGATCGCTTTCGACCTCCCCGGAGTGAGCACCGAGGCGATCGACATCGACGTCGAGCGGAACATGCTGACCGTGAAGGCGGAGCGCCGCCCGGTCGCGAAGGCCGACTCCGTGAAGGTGGAGCTCTCCGAGCGCCCCCTCGGAGTCTTCTCCCGCCAGATCGTCCTGGCCGACACCCTGGACACCGAGCGCATCAAGGCCGACTACGACGCGGGTGTACTGACCCTGCGGATCCCGATCGCCGAACGCGCCAAGCCCCGCAAGATCAGCATCGGCTGCGAGAGCGGCCGCAAGCAGATCTCCGGCTGA
- a CDS encoding HSP18 transcriptional regulator, which yields MTETPEPTAPVPFLAAAAALETIDQALKGARQPAESAAEARPAPESGPHPALAALLMLREVREELAGWESGLIETARAQGASWANLAGPLGVASRQAAERRYLRLRPGKAGSTGEERVQATRDLRAADRNVNAWARDNAADLRRLAGQVTSLNSLPADAESALGDLNLALADNDAARLVQPLADIQAHLRPEDSELAERIDALTQHTDQLRQNTHDQRNT from the coding sequence ATGACCGAGACCCCCGAGCCGACCGCGCCCGTCCCCTTTCTGGCCGCCGCGGCGGCCCTGGAGACCATCGACCAAGCCCTCAAGGGGGCACGGCAGCCCGCAGAATCCGCGGCCGAGGCCAGACCGGCACCGGAGTCAGGACCGCATCCGGCCCTCGCCGCACTGCTGATGCTCCGCGAAGTCCGCGAGGAGCTCGCCGGCTGGGAAAGCGGCCTGATCGAAACCGCCCGCGCCCAGGGCGCCAGCTGGGCCAACCTCGCAGGCCCTCTCGGAGTCGCCAGCCGCCAAGCCGCCGAACGGCGCTACCTCCGGCTGCGCCCCGGCAAGGCCGGAAGCACGGGAGAGGAGCGGGTCCAAGCCACCCGCGACCTCCGTGCCGCCGACCGCAACGTGAACGCCTGGGCCCGCGACAACGCGGCAGACCTGCGCCGCCTCGCAGGCCAGGTCACCTCCCTCAACAGCCTCCCGGCCGACGCCGAGAGCGCCCTCGGCGACCTGAACCTGGCCCTCGCCGACAACGACGCCGCCCGCCTCGTGCAACCCCTGGCAGACATCCAGGCCCATCTGCGGCCAGAGGACTCCGAACTTGCCGAACGCATCGACGCCCTCACCCAGCACACCGATCAGCTCCGCCAGAACACCCACGACCAGCGCAACACCTGA
- a CDS encoding magnesium and cobalt transport protein CorA, protein MECVIYEQAAGRSEHVECELPDDTCRLILKRLRNLGDGEFAWVRLTDPSESELAQLARELALHPLAVEDALHGRQRPKRERFGDVLAVALKPLRYVEEDTAVETGDVMIFIGPRSILTVSHGTIDPCAEAVRRLDADPQMLRMGPWAVLHAVLDVCVDAYSEAARKVRTTLDHLEDEVFSTSRVDHTQSIYSLKREVREFRDAVQPLVPVFQGLLDSPGAQDHLSKMAPYIRDVADHLHRTDIEVRTLDELLDSVLGAQQARVGTWQNDDMRRISAWAAIFAIPTMVAGVYGMNFEHMPELGWTYGYPLAVALMALASGALYRAFRRNGWL, encoded by the coding sequence ATGGAATGCGTCATTTACGAGCAGGCCGCGGGCCGGTCGGAACACGTGGAGTGCGAGCTGCCGGACGACACCTGTCGCCTCATCCTCAAACGGTTGCGGAATTTGGGCGACGGGGAGTTCGCCTGGGTCCGCCTGACAGATCCCTCGGAGAGCGAACTGGCCCAGCTGGCCAGGGAACTCGCCCTGCACCCGCTGGCCGTCGAGGATGCGCTCCACGGACGACAGCGCCCCAAGCGCGAGCGCTTCGGCGATGTCCTGGCCGTGGCGCTGAAGCCTCTGCGCTACGTCGAAGAGGACACGGCGGTCGAGACCGGGGACGTCATGATCTTCATCGGCCCCCGCAGCATCCTCACGGTGAGCCACGGAACGATCGACCCCTGCGCCGAGGCCGTACGTCGTCTGGACGCCGATCCGCAGATGCTGCGCATGGGGCCCTGGGCCGTGCTCCACGCCGTGCTGGACGTCTGCGTCGATGCGTACAGCGAGGCAGCCCGGAAGGTACGCACCACGCTGGACCACCTTGAGGACGAGGTGTTCTCGACCTCCCGCGTCGACCACACCCAGAGCATCTACTCCCTCAAGCGGGAGGTCCGTGAATTCCGCGATGCCGTGCAGCCGCTCGTCCCGGTCTTCCAGGGCCTCTTGGACAGCCCGGGCGCACAGGACCACCTTTCGAAGATGGCCCCCTACATCCGTGACGTCGCCGATCACCTGCACCGCACCGACATAGAGGTCCGGACCCTGGACGAGCTCCTGGACTCCGTCCTCGGCGCCCAGCAGGCCCGCGTGGGCACCTGGCAGAACGACGACATGCGGCGTATCTCCGCCTGGGCTGCGATCTTCGCCATCCCCACGATGGTCGCCGGTGTGTACGGGATGAACTTCGAGCACATGCCCGAACTCGGCTGGACCTACGGCTACCCCCTGGCCGTGGCCCTCATGGCCCTCGCCTCGGGCGCCCTCTACCGCGCCTTCCGCCGCAACGGCTGGCTCTGA
- a CDS encoding endonuclease/exonuclease/phosphatase family protein, translating to MRRQGPSDLRRQGRGLGRRHHRDRTGPARRAGGRQPGGARRPGGQAAGHLAHRPLEPPDPRGIRVGVISRFPLLDVQQRKDFPNHLRPIQVEDQGDDALTSEMGRGGLAVRVEPSPGQSLHVAVCHLKSKLLTFPNKQHDTHDEHLRARYEAYALFRRTAEAVTMRGMADDLLQGNGKSRNVIVLGDFNDDWQAATTQILYGPPGSQIGTGGFTHPDNPGDANRLWNLAPHILERGGFSRIFEGQRELIDHIMISHSLLAKFEEVSTGNEKLPNVVEAHPAAAHDKPSDHSPVVAKFNL from the coding sequence GTGCGCCGCCAAGGACCAAGCGACCTACGACGCCAAGGTCGAGGCCTTGGCCGGCGTCATCACCGAGATCGGACCGGACCTGCTCGGCGTGCAGGAGGTCGGCAGCCAGGAGGCGCTCGACGACCTGGTGGCCAAGCTGCCGGGCACCTGGCACACCGCCCTCTCGAACCACCCGACCCCCGCGGTATCCGGGTCGGCGTCATCAGCCGCTTCCCTCTGCTCGACGTCCAGCAGCGCAAGGACTTCCCGAACCACCTCCGCCCCATCCAGGTCGAGGACCAGGGCGACGACGCCCTCACCAGCGAGATGGGGCGCGGCGGTCTTGCCGTCCGGGTCGAGCCCTCTCCCGGCCAGAGCCTCCACGTGGCCGTCTGCCACCTCAAGTCGAAGCTGCTGACCTTCCCCAACAAGCAGCACGACACCCACGACGAGCACTTGCGCGCCCGGTACGAGGCATACGCGCTGTTCCGCCGCACCGCCGAGGCCGTCACCATGCGCGGCATGGCGGACGACCTGCTCCAGGGCAACGGCAAGAGTCGCAACGTCATCGTGCTCGGTGACTTCAACGACGATTGGCAGGCCGCCACCACCCAGATCCTGTACGGCCCGCCCGGCTCGCAGATCGGCACCGGCGGCTTCACCCACCCCGACAACCCGGGCGATGCCAACCGCCTGTGGAACCTGGCCCCGCACATCCTGGAGCGGGGCGGCTTCTCGCGTATCTTCGAGGGCCAGCGCGAGCTGATCGACCACATCATGATCAGCCACTCGCTGCTGGCCAAGTTCGAAGAGGTTTCGACCGGCAATGAGAAGCTGCCGAACGTGGTGGAGGCCCACCCGGCGGCGGCCCACGACAAGCCGTCCGACCACTCGCCGGTCGTGGCGAAGTTCAACCTGTAG
- a CDS encoding alpha/beta hydrolase: MTTVSPAARRALAVGLTLAACLTSSPALATAAETPAQDSSGAGLDRYYRQHLGWGSCITGPDDTTGRDLDQAGVQCADVTVPLDYADPRGRTITVAISRLKATDTRHRIGAILLNNGGPGGPALQSPPQARASMKEVGARYDIVGFDPRFIGRSTALDCGLPVGMTWLSAGAGRAGFDRQVALQKSLADKCRATDAAVLPHITTRNTARDMDVIRGTLGERKVSFLGYSYGTYLGTVYTQMFPGRHDRMVLDGAINPSDYRPRLLKGTERENEKALSDWAAWAAEHHDTYGLGRSRAEVLAAVDRIVAAAARGPLTIGAGADAFRIDDSQVPLLLFSGIADDTTPARASFGELVSVLAKAAQGRPTTVPPTLVPELRYVLRGEGEPTGAQSAVICGDVAAARDPELYWRDIESNRTAHPLFGALTNNINPCAFWDSPREEPTRVRRDAPALIVAATGDPRTTYKGSVELHKQLPSSRLVTLEGANRHALFGRYGNTCVDDQVNRYLATGKLPARDRTCVKQAG; the protein is encoded by the coding sequence GTGACCACTGTCAGCCCCGCCGCACGCCGTGCCTTGGCCGTGGGCCTCACCCTCGCCGCCTGCCTCACGTCCTCCCCCGCCCTGGCCACGGCCGCCGAGACCCCCGCCCAGGACAGCTCCGGGGCCGGACTGGACCGGTACTACCGTCAGCACCTCGGCTGGGGCAGCTGCATCACGGGCCCCGACGACACCACGGGCCGCGATCTGGACCAGGCAGGCGTGCAGTGCGCGGACGTGACCGTGCCCCTGGACTACGCCGACCCCCGGGGGCGCACGATCACCGTGGCGATCTCCCGGCTCAAGGCCACCGACACCCGCCACCGCATCGGCGCGATCCTCCTCAACAACGGCGGTCCGGGCGGTCCCGCGCTCCAGTCCCCGCCACAGGCCCGTGCGTCGATGAAGGAGGTCGGCGCGCGCTACGACATCGTCGGCTTCGACCCCCGCTTCATCGGCCGCAGCACCGCGCTGGACTGCGGCTTGCCCGTCGGCATGACCTGGCTGTCCGCCGGCGCCGGCCGGGCGGGCTTCGACCGTCAGGTCGCCCTGCAGAAGAGCCTGGCCGACAAGTGCCGGGCCACCGACGCCGCGGTGCTCCCGCACATCACCACCCGCAACACGGCCCGCGACATGGACGTCATCCGCGGGACGCTCGGCGAGCGGAAGGTCTCCTTCCTGGGCTACTCGTACGGCACCTACCTGGGCACGGTCTACACGCAGATGTTCCCCGGCCGCCACGACCGGATGGTGCTGGACGGGGCGATCAACCCGAGCGACTACCGCCCCCGGCTGCTGAAGGGCACCGAGCGCGAGAACGAGAAGGCGCTGTCCGACTGGGCCGCCTGGGCCGCGGAGCACCACGACACCTACGGCCTCGGGCGCAGCCGCGCCGAGGTGCTCGCCGCCGTCGACCGCATCGTCGCGGCGGCCGCGCGCGGTCCGCTGACCATCGGCGCCGGCGCCGATGCCTTCCGGATCGACGACAGCCAGGTGCCGCTCCTCCTCTTCTCGGGCATCGCGGACGACACCACCCCGGCACGGGCCTCGTTCGGCGAGCTGGTTTCCGTACTGGCCAAAGCCGCGCAGGGCCGGCCGACGACGGTTCCGCCGACGCTCGTACCGGAGCTCCGGTACGTGCTGCGCGGTGAGGGCGAGCCCACCGGCGCGCAGTCCGCCGTCATCTGCGGGGACGTGGCCGCCGCGCGCGATCCCGAGCTCTACTGGCGGGACATCGAGAGCAACCGCACCGCGCACCCGCTGTTCGGCGCTCTGACCAACAACATCAACCCGTGCGCCTTCTGGGACTCGCCGCGCGAAGAGCCCACCCGGGTGCGGCGCGACGCCCCTGCGCTGATCGTCGCCGCGACCGGTGACCCGCGTACGACGTACAAGGGAAGCGTCGAGCTGCACAAGCAGCTGCCGAGCTCCAGGCTGGTCACCCTTGAGGGTGCCAACCGGCACGCCCTCTTCGGGCGCTACGGCAACACGTGCGTCGACGACCAGGTCAACCGGTACCTGGCCACCGGCAAGCTGCCGGCGAGGGACCGGACCTGCGTCAAGCAGGCGGGGTAG